A single genomic interval of Centropristis striata isolate RG_2023a ecotype Rhode Island chromosome 8, C.striata_1.0, whole genome shotgun sequence harbors:
- the preb gene encoding prolactin regulatory element-binding protein isoform X1 codes for MGKRKVPDLYRAPFPLYSIKVDPRTGLVITAGGGGSSRTGIKNAVQFLDLQLVGEHQFSASLLHSHDTDTRATMNMAIGDGVIAAGQDGTCCLMKFKHCTQKEKDKAADKNAGSSAAQGNARRRAGKKDKAGEDEAAASGDMSDMKDETAHISVTSLAEVQSDLNPKDPLQKVVRFSPDLSLLLTGGTDGHIRVWEFPSLKKKYDFKAHEGEIEDLDMSPGNKHLVTIGRDFSCSVWSGSQLSMSLKWLETMPQIAEKTYRYMACRFGKVEDQKDALRLYTVQIPHKRDRKPPPCYLTKWDGKSLLPMLTAPFDTEVVSCLAVSDSGTFLGLGTVTGSVAIYIAFSLQKLYFVQESHGIVVTDLAFLPDVLKGKNIKGNNEIAMLSVAVDSRCQIHAVPNQRSFPIWLVLFFCGLMVVGIIVLLQYLFPGFI; via the exons ATGGGTAAAAGGAAAGTGCCAGATCTGTACAGAGCCCCCTTTCCACTATATTCCATTAAAGTGGACCCTAGAACAGGGCTGGTGAtcacagcaggaggaggagggagctcCAGGACCGGCATAAAGAATGCTGTG CAATTCCTGGATCTCCAGCTGGTTGGAGAACACCAGTTCAGTGCCAGTCTCCTTCACTCTCATGATACCGACACACGCGCCACCATGAACATGGCCATAGGTGACGGTGTGATTGCTGCAGGACAGGACGGGACCTGCTGTCTGATGAAGTTTAAACACTGCACACAGAAGGAAAAAGACAAAGCTGCTGataaaaatg CAGGGAGCAGCGCGGCGCAGGGTAATGCCAGGCGACGAGCTGGGAAGAAAGACAAAGCTGGAGAGGATGAAGCTGCAGCATCTGGAGACATGTCAGATATGAAGGATGAGACGGCTCATATCTCTGTGACTAGTTTGGCTGAAGTGCAGTCAGACCTGAACCCCAAGGACCCACTCCAAAAGGTGGTCCGGTTCAGCCCTGACTTGAGCCTTTTGCTGACAGGTGGCACAGATGGACACATACGAGTGTGGGAG TTTCCATCCCTGAAGAAGAAGTATGACTTCAAAGCCCATGAGGGGGAGATTGAAGACTTGGATATGAGTCCAGGGAACAAG CACCTGGTGACTATTGGCCGAGATTTCTCCTGCAGCGTATGGAGTGGCAGCCAGTTGTCTATGAGTCTTAAATGGCTTGAAACCATGCCTCAGATAGCTGAGAAGACTTATCGATATATGGCTtgcag GTTTGGGAAGGTAGAAGACCAAAAAGATGCCCTGAGGCTTTATACAGTCCAGATCCCCCATAAACGAGACAGAAAACCTCCTCCTTGCTACCTCACCAAGTGGGATGGCAAGAGCCTCCTGCCCATGCTGACAGCTCCCTTTGACACTGAAGTTGTCTCCTGTCTGGCCGTCAG TGACTCTGGCACCTTTCTTGGCCTTGGAACTGTGACAGGCTCAGTGGCAATCTATATCGCTTTCTCCCTACAG AAGCTGTATTTTGTGCAGGAATCCCATGGCATTGTTGTGACAGACTTGGCCTTCCTGCCTGACGTGCTGAAAGGCAAAAATATCAAAGGGAATAATGAAATAGCCATGTTGAGTGTAGCTGTGGACAGTCGCTGTCAAATACATGCTGTCCCCAACCAAA GATCCTTTCCTATCTGGCTTGTGCTGTTCTTCTGTGGCCTCATGGTTGTGGGGATCATCGTCCTCCTACAGTACCTCTTTCCAGGATTTATTTAA
- the preb gene encoding prolactin regulatory element-binding protein isoform X2 yields the protein MGKRKVPDLYRAPFPLYSIKVDPRTGLVITAGGGGSSRTGIKNAVQFLDLQLVGEHQFSASLLHSHDTDTRATMNMAIGDGVIAAGQDGTCCLMKFKHCTQKEKDKAADKNGSSAAQGNARRRAGKKDKAGEDEAAASGDMSDMKDETAHISVTSLAEVQSDLNPKDPLQKVVRFSPDLSLLLTGGTDGHIRVWEFPSLKKKYDFKAHEGEIEDLDMSPGNKHLVTIGRDFSCSVWSGSQLSMSLKWLETMPQIAEKTYRYMACRFGKVEDQKDALRLYTVQIPHKRDRKPPPCYLTKWDGKSLLPMLTAPFDTEVVSCLAVSDSGTFLGLGTVTGSVAIYIAFSLQKLYFVQESHGIVVTDLAFLPDVLKGKNIKGNNEIAMLSVAVDSRCQIHAVPNQRSFPIWLVLFFCGLMVVGIIVLLQYLFPGFI from the exons ATGGGTAAAAGGAAAGTGCCAGATCTGTACAGAGCCCCCTTTCCACTATATTCCATTAAAGTGGACCCTAGAACAGGGCTGGTGAtcacagcaggaggaggagggagctcCAGGACCGGCATAAAGAATGCTGTG CAATTCCTGGATCTCCAGCTGGTTGGAGAACACCAGTTCAGTGCCAGTCTCCTTCACTCTCATGATACCGACACACGCGCCACCATGAACATGGCCATAGGTGACGGTGTGATTGCTGCAGGACAGGACGGGACCTGCTGTCTGATGAAGTTTAAACACTGCACACAGAAGGAAAAAGACAAAGCTGCTGataaaaatg GGAGCAGCGCGGCGCAGGGTAATGCCAGGCGACGAGCTGGGAAGAAAGACAAAGCTGGAGAGGATGAAGCTGCAGCATCTGGAGACATGTCAGATATGAAGGATGAGACGGCTCATATCTCTGTGACTAGTTTGGCTGAAGTGCAGTCAGACCTGAACCCCAAGGACCCACTCCAAAAGGTGGTCCGGTTCAGCCCTGACTTGAGCCTTTTGCTGACAGGTGGCACAGATGGACACATACGAGTGTGGGAG TTTCCATCCCTGAAGAAGAAGTATGACTTCAAAGCCCATGAGGGGGAGATTGAAGACTTGGATATGAGTCCAGGGAACAAG CACCTGGTGACTATTGGCCGAGATTTCTCCTGCAGCGTATGGAGTGGCAGCCAGTTGTCTATGAGTCTTAAATGGCTTGAAACCATGCCTCAGATAGCTGAGAAGACTTATCGATATATGGCTtgcag GTTTGGGAAGGTAGAAGACCAAAAAGATGCCCTGAGGCTTTATACAGTCCAGATCCCCCATAAACGAGACAGAAAACCTCCTCCTTGCTACCTCACCAAGTGGGATGGCAAGAGCCTCCTGCCCATGCTGACAGCTCCCTTTGACACTGAAGTTGTCTCCTGTCTGGCCGTCAG TGACTCTGGCACCTTTCTTGGCCTTGGAACTGTGACAGGCTCAGTGGCAATCTATATCGCTTTCTCCCTACAG AAGCTGTATTTTGTGCAGGAATCCCATGGCATTGTTGTGACAGACTTGGCCTTCCTGCCTGACGTGCTGAAAGGCAAAAATATCAAAGGGAATAATGAAATAGCCATGTTGAGTGTAGCTGTGGACAGTCGCTGTCAAATACATGCTGTCCCCAACCAAA GATCCTTTCCTATCTGGCTTGTGCTGTTCTTCTGTGGCCTCATGGTTGTGGGGATCATCGTCCTCCTACAGTACCTCTTTCCAGGATTTATTTAA